Within Triticum urartu cultivar G1812 unplaced genomic scaffold, Tu2.1 TuUngrouped_contig_4416, whole genome shotgun sequence, the genomic segment ATGAACATATGTTGGAGAAATTGACTACTAGTTACTAATGTGTATACATTCATGTGTAGGCGTTGTAGTGGGCCTTGCCACTGCAGTGGGCCTCATTATTTGTGTTCTCCTTGGACACTTTGCCACCAAAAAAGTTAAACATAGAAGGGCACTCATGTTGAAACGGAAGTTCTTTGAGCAAAATCGTGGGCAACTGCTACAACAATTGGTATCACAGAGAGCTGATATTGCTGAAAGAATGATTATACCCTTAGAAGAGCTAGAGAAGGCAACAAACAATTTTGATAAAGCCCGTGAGCTTGGTGGTGGAGGGCATGGTATAGTCTATAAAGGTATTTTGTTAGACCTCCATGTCGTAGCCATCAAAAAACCAAACAAGGTTCTGCAGAGGGAGATTGATGAGTTTATTAATGAGGTTGCTATCCTATCACAAATCAACCATAGAAATGTGGTAAAGCTCTATGGTTGTTGCCTTGAAACAGAAGTACCAATGTTAGTCTATGAATTCATATCCAACGGAACCCTTTATGATCATCTTCACATCGATGGACCAAGATCGTTGTCATGGGAACATAGGCTACGGATCGCAATTGAAACCGCCAAATCTCTAGCTTATCTTCACTCAACAGCTTTAGTACCCATCATTCATAGGGATGTGAAGTCAGTTAACGTGCTTTTGGATGACACTCTAACAGCAAAGGTAGCAGACTTTGGAGCTTCAAGATACATTTCGGTTGAGAAATCAGGGTTAACAACAGTGGTTCAAGGTACAATAGGATATTTAGATCCTATGTATTTCTACACGGGGCGGCTAACAGAGAAAAGTGATGTCTACAACTATGGTGTCATGCTCGTAGAACTGCTGACTAGGAAGAAACCATCTTCATACTTGTCTTCCGATGGGGAGGGCCTAGTTGCACATTTTGTCACCTTGTTTGAAGAGGGAAATTTGTCAGATATTTTAGATCCACAAGTTACAGACGAGGGGGGCAAAGAAGTTGGAGAAGCCATTGCACTTGCAATAGCATGCATAAAACTAAGAGGAGAAGACCGTCCGGATATGAGGCAAGTGGAGTTGACGTTGGAAGGCCTTCGACCAATAGTGGAGCACAGTTTGGCTGACGAAGCTGAGATAGATAGTATTGTGACAAATTCTCCTCTGGCCATAGATGGAAGAAGCAACGAGGGATCGTCCAGATAATACAGTATGGAGAGCTGACCATACCTTCTAGGTATCCTCAATAGCATTGCTTAATCACATGCAAGTTTGCCGTAGTTGCACTCACCATGGGCATTCACGGCATTTGATCTTTTGTTTCTTGTGTTGATGTAGTTAGAATGCCATGTAAACTTGCCACCACCGACTACTTATTCCTTTTTTTCAAGAATTGT encodes:
- the LOC125527794 gene encoding putative wall-associated receptor kinase-like 16, which translates into the protein MDRYTFVFRDQGIPSAGEAPYSLSASNELILTGCDVQVVMLGHRSDNNQDILGRCISLCTVDFGEEPEVSNITRRGRRRSTNGKYCHCTGCCQTHISQDSTGGMPKQLSMRPLVEKSWFAESSQPALAFVATEGWFDNLGFSGKLDPVHKQPPAIEVQEVPIILQWEVMSDKPNCNTSGNICKKHSRCKEGDRGYTCHCKDGYDGNPYTNDDQGSKGVVVGLATAVGLIICVLLGHFATKKVKHRRALMLKRKFFEQNRGQLLQQLVSQRADIAERMIIPLEELEKATNNFDKARELGGGGHGIVYKGILLDLHVVAIKKPNKVLQREIDEFINEVAILSQINHRNVVKLYGCCLETEVPMLVYEFISNGTLYDHLHIDGPRSLSWEHRLRIAIETAKSLAYLHSTALVPIIHRDVKSVNVLLDDTLTAKVADFGASRYISVEKSGLTTVVQGTIGYLDPMYFYTGRLTEKSDVYNYGVMLVELLTRKKPSSYLSSDGEGLVAHFVTLFEEGNLSDILDPQVTDEGGKEVGEAIALAIACIKLRGEDRPDMRQVELTLEGLRPIVEHSLADEAEIDSIVTNSPLAIDGRSNEGSSR